Within the Cervus elaphus chromosome 13, mCerEla1.1, whole genome shotgun sequence genome, the region ccaggctcctccccctcACTCCTCCATGGCTTGCTGTGAGACCTTGGAAAAGCCCCTTCCCCTCTCTGCCCAGTCTCTCCACCGTGGAAATTGGTACCAATCACAGCACTTGGTCAAAGGGTGAGCGGGAGCCCAAAGCCTCCTCGTGTGTGTTGGGAGCCCAGGAGGGTGCCTACCCCTGGGAGGTCAGAGAGGAGCAGGGCCGAGAGAATAGAGGCCACCGGGGACAgtgggtgggggttggggcaTCATCTAACACGCAGAGACTGAAAGGAGCTTTGCTTTTCAGACATGAGGGCAGAGAGAATGTCTACCCTCCTGGCTCTGGGACTCCTGGTGGCTGGACTCTGCTCCAGTGTCCACTGCCTCCCAGAGAACGTGACCCCGGAAGAACAGCACAAAGGGGCATCTGTGGATGACCACTCATTAGCCTCCAGCAACACCGACTTCGCCTTCAGCCTCTACAAGCAGTTGGCTTTAGAGAACCCCGATAAGAACGTCATCTTCTCCCCTCTGAGCATCTCCATAGCCTTGGCCTTCCTGTCCCTGGGGGCCCGTGGCTCCACCCTGACGGAGATCCTGGAAGGTCTCAAGTTCAACCTCACAGAGACCCCGGAGACAGAAATCCACCAGGGCTTCCAGCACCTCCTGCAGACACTCAATCGGCCCAGCAACCAGCTGCAGCTGAGCGTGGGCAATGCCCTGTTTGTGCAGGAGGAGTTGAAGCTGCTGGACAAGTTCATAGAAGATGCCCGGGTGCTGTACGCCTCCCAGGCCTTCTCGACCAACTTCAAAGATTCTGAAGCTGCCAAGAGGCTAATAAACGACTATGTGAAGAATAAAACTCAGGGGAAAATTGAGGACTTGTTCAAGGACCTCGACCCACTCACGAAGGTGATTCTGGTGAATTACATCTACTTTAAAGGTGGGTGCCCAGATTGATATTCAGAaggaaatgaacttttttttttttttttggtgacttcAGGCTATTTCTGTTCTGGGTCAGCCAACTATGTCATTAGGCAAAATACTATATAGGagtggacttcctggtggctcagtggtaaagaacctgcctgacaatgcaggtgACATTAGAtcgattcccaggttgggaagattcccaggacaaggaaatggcaacccactctagtattcttgcctggaaaatcccgtgaccAAAAGAGCCTGGTgcgctagagtccatggggtcacagagtcagacaggacttagtgactgcacACGAACCCTCAGTTCAGGATGCTGGGGCACCAAGACCCTGCACCAACCATAGACTTTGTGTGTTTGGGGATTTTCCAAACTCCAACGCTCATTACAGGACGTTAGTGCAGGGAAGCTGCTAACCCTTTGTCTGACGCAGAGGGAGAGTTTTGCTTTGACTTACTCTTACCCGGCTGCTAGAGGAAGGATCTTCCCATTCCCATCACTCGTGCGTGTGTCCTTCCTGATGAGGTGGTGTTGGAGCCCGCGGGAACCCTCAGCTGTGCCCACCATGGGCTGGTTCTGACCTGCTGGGGGACTTGGTCTCTGGAGGCTCCCGGTGAGGCCGGTGGTCTTCACGGTGAGACAGACTCTCAGGAGCCTGTGCATCCCCAGGGTATTCATTTGTGCTCTTCTATCAGCTGAGGGTGGAACAGGCCAGGCCACCATCCGGGAGCAGCCTCTGCAGAAGGGAGCTCCCTAGACAGGCTCCTCTCCCAGCTTTGAGCTGGTCTGACGCCTGGTCCCAGTGTCAGGAGGTCAGCATGGCAAACCCCAGCTGGATATTCACAAGGGGCGGAGTAGAGGCAGATGGATTTTGCACAGGGAGCCAACTGTGCAAATAGGGACCCAGAGAGGATCACTGAGTCAGAAGTGGTCAGGTGTCTAAGACGCACCAGATGTGGAGCACAAAATTGCCCTGAGCTAGGAGTTCCTGGCAGAGCCCAGAATGGCCCTCTGGGGCCActgttttcatctgtaaatgaaGGCCGAGAACTGAATTGCTCTGAAATATGAATTCAGGGCTGACTTTCCCTGGATTGTTCTTTGTATCTCCTGTGCTTTCTTCTCCTAGCATCCCATCCTGAGACTTTTTCCTCCAAAATCTCCTTCCCAGGGGCACCCCAGCCAGCCCTAAtttccccctgcccctgcctctcACCATGAGGACGGAAGCAGAGGTGGAAACAAAGcaggaggtggtgggggtggaTACTCACCCCATGAAGTCCAGAGCCCTGAACTCCCCTAGATGCCCCTGCCTCCGCGAGGATCCATCCTACTAGGTGGAGACCCAAGTCCTCTCCTCTGctgaccctgccctgccctccggGTCCCCGTGTGGCTCCTGCTCTAGCCGAGCTCACGAGGTTGCAGGGATGTGTGTCCACCCTGAGAAGCGAACGACTAAGCCCTGGTCACTTGCTCCCTTGAAGGACCAGGAGGTCCCATTTCTCCCCAGGCCCAGCCTCACCCCTGTCTCTCCCATGCCCTCCACATTCCTGTTGATTGCTCGTGGAGAACAATTAACCAGCTTTGCTTCGTGTTCCTCTTTCCGTCCTGATCTGTGTTCACTTCCATCCCCAGTGCTTACCTTCCTTCCCAGGTGTGTGTGCACACCGGCAGAGCCATCCCTAGAGGCACGTGGAATGGGGGGCTGCGGCTGTGGGGAGGGTCTTCCCTCTCAGGgaccagggggtgggggagggagagggcacCGTCTTTGCACCCACAGACGCCTCACCTGTCCCTCCGCCTCCAGCCCAGTGGAGGACGCCCTTTGATCCCAAACAGACTTACAAGTCATATTTCCACGTGAGCGAGAACAAGACGGTGGAGGTGCCCATGATGAGCATTGGGGGCCTAGTGACCCCTTACTTCCGGGACGAGGAGCTGGGCTGCACGCTGGTGGCGCTCACTTACACCAGCAATGACAGTGCCCTCTTCATCCTCCCCGACGAGGGCAAGATGCAGGACCTGGAAGCCAAGCTGAACCCGGAGACGCTGACGAGGTGGCGAGAATCACTGTACCCCAGGTGACTGTCCCCAGGACCCAGGGCTGTGGGCCCACCTGCCTTCTCAGTCCTTCCCCCTCTTCCTGGACTCCTGACCCCCAGCAACAGGGCCTCAGGAATGTCCGGGAGTGTGGGAACTGCTGGGAGAACCCATCCAAGGATGACCTTGCTCTTTACTGCCTGTGTGGCTCTGGGTTTGAATTAATTTCTCCTTCTACAAGATGATGACCTCAGAGGGGACAGTGGCTGAGGTTTCCTCTGCCTCTAGCATGTACTGAGTCATGAGGACCCTCAACACAGCCCCCAACACTCATGCACATTCTCTCCATGGCGCCACCCTTTGTAGGTGGAGGGAGGAAGATGGAACGTAGAAGGCTGAGGGCTCAGGTGAGACAGAGGCTGAGGACCAGCTTGGCATGGTCTTTCCATCATAAtcactcacttattcattcatccactcaacACTGGCTGAGTTGATTCATTGAGGACATGCATGCCCCAGggattattttcataataataataatttagacCCTGAGGGTAGGTAGGCAAATAAGCCCCTAAATCCCCTACCTTCACAGCACTTACTTTGTAATTGCAGGAGATagacaagaaagaaataaaataactgaattgTTTGTTACTTTGAGAGGTGAGAAAAGCAGAGGTGAGggataataaaggaaaaagataattATTCCCAAATGTAGTTTGTGACTGTAAATAGAGTGTCCTTGGGTGATGTTTGAGGTGAGGGACTGAACCATGCAGATATGTTGGGAAAAGCATTCCTGGCCaagggaacagccagtgcaaagccTCTGAGGCAGGAGCCAGTCTGGTGTGGGTGAGCATTAGTGAGGCCAGAGCAGCAGAGCGGTGGGCAAGGTCAGGGAAACCAGGGGGAACACAGATTACACGGGACCTTGCAGACCCCTTGACTCCCCCCATCTGAGGGAAATGGAAACTTGTCACAAGGTTTTGGCCCAAAGAGTGAATGATCCGAGCAATGTTTTAAAAGGATCGTCCCGGGTGCCTAGTGAAGAACTGCCTGCAGAGGAcaagcagggaggcagggaggccaacCAGGAGCCCAGTGGGGTCACCCAGGGGAGGGCGCTGGGGGCTGGACCAGGAGGAGCCGGGAAGTGTGGGGAGGGGTTGAGTTCTGGGTAAACTGAGGGTAGACACACAGGTCAGGAGGTGGGCTTCAGGAGACCCATCTCAGGGGGacaggagagggagaggcagggctGCACCCAGGGTCTGCAGGGGGCAGGTAGGGAGGGGGTGTGGGCAGCGTGAGAGGGTGGGGGTGCCCCCCACCCAGAGTCCCGCTCCCAGGCTCACATTCCCCCGGCCACCCCCTGTGCTTTTCTGGGGCTCAGCTCCCTGCTGAGAGGGGAGGGGTGTCCTTGACCCTCTGTTCTGAGTGGAGGATCTGCAGACCCAGCAGGGATGGGTGTGGGAGGCACTTTATAAACCACAGGGACTGGAGACCTGCCTGCACGTGACCTAGAGGCTGCAGCCCCTTCCCGACTCCTGTCCAGGGGACCTGAGGCCTTGGGGCTCCTgactcccagcccctcctccctgcagATCCCAGGAGACCTCAGGACACTGGACCCCCTTCCCCTGGTTGTGCTCCCTTCCCAGCCCTCCCCCTCCAACCCCAAGAGCTACCACACGGCAAGGTCCTGCGGAGAATATCCACCAGACACCTTGATTTACAAGCCCTCAGGGGACATGGATCTACACACTCCTGGCCCATGGAGGATGTTCAGTAATATCTtattgaataaatggataaaggatgaatgaataaatgaggaaTGACAATGAGGAGAATCATTACCCCTGTATTCCAAAATGACCCAGAGTTTGAGGGGAGTCTCAGCCTCCTCATATTTGGCATTTTTAAGACCAGACACCCTGACAAGAGTCTTAAGGGAaatacagacagagagagagggagggaggccttGGGGTGGGAGACAGCATCTTTTGCTCCAAGAAACTGCTGGTGGCTCTGCTCAGAAGCTAAAGCCCTACCCCAATGGAACTCACTGGGAAGGCAAGACAGACACTCTGAATAGGATGATTCAGGCCCCCAAGTCCCGTGATTGCAGCCCTCAGCCCCCATGTCCCCTCCAAGCCCCTTTcagctccttccttccctgctgCCCACACTCAGGCCACCCTTGTGCTGTGGAGCAGCCCCTCTGGCTTCCCACATTCCTGCAAGTGTATCCACCTCCTCCTAGGCTCCTCTTCAGCCAGTCAGCTCCATCCCCTCCCCTGGGACTCAGGCTCCATGCCACCTCctgcaggaagccttcctggtGCCTGTGGAGCAGCTTCCCCGGCACAATCTCCCAGCAGCTGTGGAATCCACGCTGGAGGAGGGTGTTTCCTGTGCCCTGCAGGTCTGCAGGGAGGAGGACCAGGTCCCAACCTCTGTGCACTGTCCCTAGGTTAGACTCCTGCAGAAAGGAAAGGATCATTAAAGAATTAGAGTTAGCCAGATGGGTCTAGAAACTTGAGGAAAGGAgtactcccccacccccactgccccaGGGGTAAGGTGGTGGTTGGAGAGTAAACCACAAGCTGTGAGTTGGGAAGAAGGTGGACACTGAGTCAAGCATGAGTCCATTTTTCATATTTCCTAGACGGATCCATGAACTCAACCTGCCAAGGTTTTCCATCTCCAGTGACTACGATAAGCTGGAAAACATACTTTCCCAGCTGGAAATTAAGAAAGTCTTCACCCAGGAGGCAGACCTGTCAGGAATCACAGACGACCACAAGCTAGAGGTTTCCCAGGTGAGTCTGAATTTTGAACAATTCATCCTTCTTCTAAGAGCTTGAATGGGGACAGACAGGCAGATGCTTGGCTAATTTCGAATTTAGAAATTCCTTAAATTTCTGTAATTCAGTAGCCCTTCCCAGGACTCCCCAAGCCTAGGAGAGCTGGGTTACCATCATATTGGGGGTTGTCCCCACATTCCCTGAAATAAGTGACCAGGATTCCATTCCTGGGAAAGACCTGGGGTGATGTTAGCGGTGGACCCCATGCCAAGCTCTACTTTCCACTCCTATAGAGACAGATCCCATAgccctcagttttgtttttttgttttttttttttatctgtaaaaggaGGTGATGCAGAGTCTAGCAGAGCAGGTAAGAAGTAATAGGTACTAACAGTGGCTCAGGGCCATCGTGATGAATATAGACTAAGAGCAGGAGAGAAGAACTCCGGGGGTCCTGGTACTGCCATCTGAGAAGCATAGAAGTCAGAGTGAATGAGGGGGGCTGGTGCTAGACAGTCCTGCAGCATCCCCAGCACCCCACCCGCCCGAGGACCtggtgaaggagacacaggtgctGAGAGACCAGAGGGGTTCAGGGATGGGGAATCACGCCCTAGGCAAAGTAGCCAAGGCCTCAGGGACATGTCAGCtgggacaggagaggaggagagctGTTTCCACCCAAATCTGCTGCTTGGAGGACTGTGACAGTTccctgcaagaaaaaaaaaaaataccttgactTGGCCACCCCCCCACACTAGGGGGAATTTGGGAGTCTCGGGACTCAGAGAGGGTTCCAGAATCAGGGAGTCCCGGCTCTGTGCCTCTCTAACCCTCGACCCATCATTGATAACCTCACTTTGCACACCTGGGCATCACGACGGCAAACCAGCTGACAGGCTGATGGGAGGACAAACTGAACAGGTTGACAGCGCAGTGACAGACCAGGAGCAGGTGGATGCCTGTCGGTCCCAGAGGCGCTCGGGCCCCTGCTCACACCCTGCCTCCCCATCTCCAGTGGGTAATGTTCCCGTGTCCCCACAGGTGGTCCACAAGGCCGTGCTCGACGTGGGCGAGGAGGGCACGGAAGGAGCTGCCGCCACGGGAATCAAAGTGGGAATCACGTCCATAAACGAGATCCCCTTGAGCTTCAACAGGCCCTTCCTGATCGCCATAGTTCTCAAAGACACCCAGAGCATCATCTTTCTGGGGAAAGTCACCAACCCCAGTCAAGCCTAGAGCTCCCCTCGGAATGGcgggtccactgaagaaggagcTGAGCGCCCTGGTCCCTCGGAGCAGCCTGGCCTCTGTGCACCAAGGAGCAGCCCCCTATCTAACTCCACCCGCTCACCCTTGGGAAGGTGACAGCGACAAAGCCGGGGGCCCTGTGCCCTGCTCAGGAGGAGGCGCTGAGCCCGACACCAGCAGAAAAGCCCCTTCCTTGGACTGGACTCTCCTGTGTGTCTCCGCCCTGATCTGCCTGACTCCACGCCCTGCtgctgcctgggccccagggacAAGCCCCTCTGACATCCTACACACACTAGGCCCACCCTACTTCTGAGGCCCTCTGCTTCAGCCTCACCAGCCGGCCCAAGAGCCAGTTTTGTGCCTGTGACCAAGCCTACTGGACCGCAGGCCCAGGACTGGGAGAGACCTGGCTGCCTAAAGCCCACTTCCAGGGGCTCTGATTCCAGGTCCAGGTTCacgcctccctccccaggacctGGGATGTCCCCTCGTGCTCACTTGCAGGGGGCTCCAACCCTGACCACTTCTGGCACAGCCCCTGGAGGACCCCTCCTTCCTGCAGCTGAGCTGGGCCTTCCTCGGCCCAGGATCACCCCTCTGCCCCCCAGCACCCCAACCCGGGAGACCAGCTACTTCCAGGTTCCCAGCTGAGCTCCTCCACCTCCTGACCAGTTCCACCTCTTCCCCTGACAGAGGATCCCCATCAGCAGGCAGAAGAGATGCCCTGGGAGTGAAATAGCAGTAAACACACACGTGCAGTGAGAGCAacacccagccctgcctccccttGCTGTGATCAGGGGCTCTGTCATCTCCAGGGAGAACAGCTCCGGGCAATAATGACATCATCCGCAAATGAAGGGTTGAGGTCTCTCCGCCAGGCAGCCTGCTCATACCTCTACCTGAAGTCACCTATTTAGTCCTTGAGCTGATCACATGAGATACTTGCTGTTCCTCGTCCTGTTTTACcaataaggaaatagaggaacAGAGAGCCTCTGTAATTCCCTAAAGGCCATACTGCTAGAGACTATTGCAGGTAGGATGTTATGCTAACCAGATGGATGTCAGAGGTACACTCTAAACCACAAAGCCATTTTGCCCATAAGGATTTTTCAGCTATGGTCCTCATGGAACTTAGGGCATAATGGGGAAGATGGGTGATGAACAAAGAAGGCTGAAAGGGGAGGACCAAATTCAGGgggaagtcagggaaggcttcctggaggaagggatcTCAGTTCTGCCAGTAGAGGAAAAGTAGAGGGTTGAGGGTAAATAGAGTGGAGAGTGTTcccagcaagaaaaaaaaaaaaaaatgagtgggaCAGAGTATCAAGTGGggaaagagacatcactttactgagaAAGGTCTGtgtaggcaaagctatggtttttccaggagtcgtgtgtatgtgagagttggacataaagaaggAGGAATACTGAAGAACTGATTATTTCGAAGTGTGgggctggagaaaactcttaagagtccttggacagcacggagatcaaactagtcaatcctaaaggaaatcaaccctgagtattcattggaagggctgattctgaagctccaataccttggccacctgatgtgaagaactgactcattggaaaagaccctgatgctgggaaagattgaaggcgggaggagaaggggacgacagagaatgcgatggttaaatggcatcaccgactcaatggacgtgagtttgagaaaactccgggaaatagtgaaggacagggaagcctagcgtgctgcagtccgtggggtcgcaaagaggcaaacatgactgagcaactgaacaacaatagcaacaatacaAAGGCTTtcgcgtagtcagtgaagcagaattaGAGGCTTTCCTGGAATTCCCCTGCATTCTCCACGATCCAAAGAatattggcaattggatctctgttcctctgttcttactaaaaccagcttgtaTACCTGGAAGGTCTCAGTTCACTTacagctgaagcctagcttgaaggtttttgagcataaccttactaacatgtgaaatgaccGAACCTGTACAGCAGTTTGAAACttctttggcatggcccttctttggggttggaatgaaaactgactttttccagtcttgtggccactgctgagttttccaaatttgctgacatattgagtgcagcactttaacagcatcgacTTTTAGGCTTTCAagtagcttagctggaattctgtcacgccctctaactttgttcatagtaatgcttcctcaggcccacttgacttcacactccaggatattcGGCCCTAGATGAGTGATCCCATAGAAGATGGAAGAAGCTAATCAGAGATGATGAGGTGGGGATGGATGGGATGCCAAGCATTAGAGAGGAGCCCTTTGCCCAGAGGCATGGCACACTTTCTATCCTAGAGACAGGACAAGAGGGTGAGCGTGTGGCTCTAATCATGTGGCCAGAAGGTGAGGGAGCTCCCCTCAAATGACTCCTGCTTTCCATGTGCTACAGAGAGATGTTATCTACTTACTGAATCCTTCCTGGAGATGCGAATGGACCAGAAGTCTGGGACGGGGAGACAAGGAGACATCAGGAAACCTCAAAGTTCTAGCAGGCAAGAGTGGGAGTTTTCTCTAGCTCCACAGTTCGAAATAATCAGTTCTTCAGTATTTCTccttctttatgtccaactctcacaggtCAGGTCATTGACCTGTGTAGGGGTGTGATTTCCAGTATCTCGGCAGTGCAGACACGGACATAAAGAGGGCAGAGGATGCTCTGGAAGTCATAGTTCCCCCTGGCTACAGGGATGGAGGAAATATGAGTGGCCGGCACAAAGGAGAAATAATTCAGTTGAAACTAATGACCAGAGAGTTTTTCAAATGATGGGATTTTATGTTTCAGACTGGGGAAATCAGGAGGGATGATAGGAGAGTCTAATGGGGAAAGATAGAGTAATCTGGAAACAAGATGGTACTTTGAGTTTGAATAGGCAATGGTACCTTGAGCTTGAATACACAGGATGATTTGTATATGGCTGTATTTCCCCCTGCCTGTAGTTATCCATGGTGACTTTGGGATCAGCAGGCTTCAGCTGAAATCTTGGTTTGACATGTAATAGTAACACAGCCTTGGCCAAATGACCTGACATTGTGAACTACCACTGCCCTTAAATGACAGTAACAATGATTATtgttactgctgctgcttttGTTGTTAcagttgttcagttggtaagtcatgttcgacccttttcgaccccatggactgtaactcacagGCCACACATTTCAAAGGCTGGATTCCACAGACC harbors:
- the LOC122706617 gene encoding serpin A3-8 isoform X2, which codes for MSPEPFHMLDGDMRAERMSTLLALGLLVAGLCSSVHCLPENVTPEEQHKGASVDDHSLASSNTDFAFSLYKQLALENPDKNVIFSPLSISIALAFLSLGARGSTLTEILEGLKFNLTETPETEIHQGFQHLLQTLNRPSNQLQLSVGNALFVQEELKLLDKFIEDARVLYASQAFSTNFKDSEAAKRLINDYVKNKTQGKIEDLFKDLDPLTKVILVNYIYFKAQWRTPFDPKQTYKSYFHVSENKTVEVPMMSIGGLVTPYFRDEELGCTLVALTYTSNDSALFILPDEGKMQDLEAKLNPETLTRWRESLYPRRIHELNLPRFSISSDYDKLENILSQLEIKKVFTQEADLSGITDDHKLEVSQVVHKAVLDVGEEGTEGAAATGIKVGITSINEIPLSFNRPFLIAIVLKDTQSIIFLGKVTNPSQA
- the LOC122706617 gene encoding serpin A3-8 isoform X1; this translates as MNLHYLGRLWIHCPHPTLTDMRAERMSTLLALGLLVAGLCSSVHCLPENVTPEEQHKGASVDDHSLASSNTDFAFSLYKQLALENPDKNVIFSPLSISIALAFLSLGARGSTLTEILEGLKFNLTETPETEIHQGFQHLLQTLNRPSNQLQLSVGNALFVQEELKLLDKFIEDARVLYASQAFSTNFKDSEAAKRLINDYVKNKTQGKIEDLFKDLDPLTKVILVNYIYFKAQWRTPFDPKQTYKSYFHVSENKTVEVPMMSIGGLVTPYFRDEELGCTLVALTYTSNDSALFILPDEGKMQDLEAKLNPETLTRWRESLYPRRIHELNLPRFSISSDYDKLENILSQLEIKKVFTQEADLSGITDDHKLEVSQVVHKAVLDVGEEGTEGAAATGIKVGITSINEIPLSFNRPFLIAIVLKDTQSIIFLGKVTNPSQA
- the LOC122706617 gene encoding serpin A3-8 isoform X3; the protein is MRAERMSTLLALGLLVAGLCSSVHCLPENVTPEEQHKGASVDDHSLASSNTDFAFSLYKQLALENPDKNVIFSPLSISIALAFLSLGARGSTLTEILEGLKFNLTETPETEIHQGFQHLLQTLNRPSNQLQLSVGNALFVQEELKLLDKFIEDARVLYASQAFSTNFKDSEAAKRLINDYVKNKTQGKIEDLFKDLDPLTKVILVNYIYFKAQWRTPFDPKQTYKSYFHVSENKTVEVPMMSIGGLVTPYFRDEELGCTLVALTYTSNDSALFILPDEGKMQDLEAKLNPETLTRWRESLYPRRIHELNLPRFSISSDYDKLENILSQLEIKKVFTQEADLSGITDDHKLEVSQVVHKAVLDVGEEGTEGAAATGIKVGITSINEIPLSFNRPFLIAIVLKDTQSIIFLGKVTNPSQA